The Quercus lobata isolate SW786 chromosome 4, ValleyOak3.0 Primary Assembly, whole genome shotgun sequence genome segment CTTAAGGCTTTAACAACTTGTGGCTGGAgtatggatttggatttggagttTGGATTGCTTGTGTTGTGGTTTGTCATCAAGTATCAAATTATGACTAATACCACATGCAGAGTATGACCAAAATTGTAATGTTGCTTTCTAGTACAATCTGCAACAAAACTGCTAATAGCATCAATTAAGGATTTTAGGTTACTGGTAAAGATTAATAATGCACCCTGATGAGTATTTGGTTCCCTTGGTTGGCTTTCTCTGAAGGTACTTGAAATTTCCCCCTTTTAATTCCAAATGTGATTTTTCTCCTCTACTCATGATATGAATTATGGAGAGTTAACTATCCACTTAAAATGGATTTAGGCCAATTGCTTATCGTTACATAAATACATCATGATTAGCAGAGACTTAGTTCTAGTATATCTTAGAGGTAATTTTAGTTAAAAGATTCATGTGCTTACTATACTATTATTTGTTGATGCAGGTTAAGATTCTCCTGAATACTCTCTTGCTACAGATTATGAGTATCTGGAATAGCATAATGGGGATGAAAAAAGGTGAGAAAATATTAATGTATTTTACTTCCAAATTAACAATAACATCAAGAAACTATTTCACTAacttcatgtttttttttttttttttttttttttttgtgaagattATGTACTCCTTGATTTGTAATAGAAGAAATATGAGATGGAATATATGAAGTGAGAGTCACTTGTTCAATGATTCTATTGACAGAGAAGAGAATCAAGATGGAGAAAGCAATGCAGGTATTTGAGGCCAAAGAAGAGTACTTCATCCACAATGTAGCAATCTTACTAGAGAAGCAAATCTCCTGCAACCAAGGTAGAGATATAGAGACAATTGGGGTTTTCTTTGCCAAGGCAAATAACTATGATCCTGATCTAATACTTGGTGCTGAAATTGGAACTGTCTACAAAGGAAAACTAGATGATTGGCAAGTTGCTATTAAAGTTAAAGGCCTTCTTAGACTTTGGTCTTTTGAGAAGACAATAGATTTCTTCTTAAATCAAGTTGCAATAAAACAATTGATCAGTAACAAGAATGTTTTCAGAATCTATGGTTGCTGCCTGGAAACTGAAATTCCCATCCTGGTTTTTGAGCTCATCTCCAACAACACTCTTTTTGATAATCTCCATGGTAAAGGCAAATGGGTTCCTCGCCTGATCTCATGGCTTGACCGTGTGAGAATTGCCATGGTGACATCCTATGCTATTTGTTACATGCATTGTGGCAGGTCAAGACCAATAGTACATTTGGATAAATCTTTCACTGCCAAACTATCTAATTTTGGTTTTGCGGTTTCAATTGCACCAGGAGAAAGACTTTTTTCAAGGTAATTCAGTTTTGGATAAGAGCAGcttataaaattcaattaacCCTTGGTTAGCACAATTAGTTGGTGACCACCATTCAATTCTTATAAAATTCAAGATTTGTGGCTTTCTAGATGAGTCAAATGAATATCTTAAATGACCTGACCTGTGGTCAATTAGCATAAGAGCAGCTTGAGAATACTGAAATGTTTTGGATTGGGTTGATTGGATTGAATTGTAATTTTATGCGACTATTGTTTGGCATTTACTTTACTAGGTTGAATTTATTGtgtcttcatatatatatatatatatatatattttgtttagtacctaaaagaaaaaaaacccttttttaattaatagtatttaattaaaaagcGCAAAAAAGTGGTGAACACcctaaagaaacaaaaaagaagtaaaatagCAGAAAAACTATCAAAAGTTCAATGAATCCAAGAAGTCTAAGCAGTTCTCAGTAGAGAAAATATTGGAAGTCGAAGGCAACACGGACATAAGCCTTGTTGGCCctatttcaataataatttgatttgtgCGAATCCTACAATTTATGTAGTGTTAGTTCTTAGTGAAGTATATACAATGAAATTTTTCATTACAAAGAAACTTCTATCTTTTGGATTTTAGCcttaataaaaatactaaaagatTGTATAAGGCTTTAACAACTTGTGGCTAGATAAAGAGGTtttgttgtgggtttgggtCGTGAGTATGGATTTAGCACCCATACTCATGTGGTAGTAGCACCCATTTCGGGGGAATGGGCAGACTAGCAGTGTGAGGGGCAACTATGTAGTAAGTTAGGAAACGTTTCAAAGTTCTAAGaaaaatagcatctcgagttttagaaactcgagatcaaTATTAAAACCTGAGTCTCCAAGACTCGCTTTGCGAGTGTTTGGCTGGACGATTTGGActgaaaatgccacatagatctcgagtctttaagactcgagttccatgcaaaaaaaaaaactcccctatagtggcgtttttaagtcctatagtgacgttttaaagccctatagcggcgttttctcgcaaatttttttttataaatgtgatCAACCCATACTAggttcagggagccctatagtggcgtttttaagccatatagtgacgttttaaaaccctatagcggcgtttttctgcaaaaaatttataagtatGATCACCCCATATCAGGTTCTgtgagccctatagtggcgtttttaagccctataatgacgttttaaaGCATTATAGCGGCGTACAAACTCGATTTAAagctttaaaactcgattttcacgTGAATTTTTTcgcttacaaatcgagacttaaaaactcgagttttatcttggaactcaaGCTTTAGatactcgagatgctagtttttagtattgttttgaaacgtgacaactaactaaattttttgatatttattattatttggaaagGGTGTTCCACCCATTTCCATTCAAACCCAAATGACATTACACACACAATCTCATTGCAGAAAAGTCCAATAATCTTCCAAGAAGTGAGCAACTAGCACAAATAAGTAACACAAATGACTGAACCAAAATGACCCCAGTCGCAACAATAATGAAGAAATCCAATGACTTACAGAGTATTTGAACCCATTTTTCCAAATTCCAGCAACCTTCCTTCCAATTAACTGAGCTCTCCTCACCGCATTCCAAGTACTCCTAACAATCAGAGTCACCGAAAGACACAGAATTTTACagaaattttgaaaggagaaTTGTATAGAAAAACTTCATGAATATCTTTGTAAACGTGGTCAATGACTACATGCAGACATATATGCCAAAACCCATAAATTCTCTCAACTGGGtaaccaaaataaatcaaatgttGATGGGCTAGAGTGactgagtgagagtgagagccAGAAATTTGTCATACCTGAGCTTTgaagcgagagagagagagacagagggaGAGGGATAAAAACAAAGCAATGTGATTGATCGTGACTCTCTATTAATTTACAAGGCACTCGATTTCCGTTATATCGATTACCATTGAGAAAAATTTAATGTTACCCTTTTACCCCTTTTAGTTATCACCAGGTCCTGTACTATGATCCAGGGGCAGATTCGTCCATTAACAACATCTCTAAACCAAAATAGGCTCCACCATTGTAAACTCTCACTTCGGCCCATCAAAGGGTAGAGAGCTGGGAGCCCATTGGCCTTGAAAATCTATTTTCGAACCAAACTAATATcttatcctaaaaaaaaaaaattgtattgctattgaaaaaatttaaaaataaacttcatgatttaaaaaaaaaaaaaattcattatctGACTTAccctatttttttaatgacaatttttttttttgggagaaaatttAGTGATAAAAGGTAGGTCataaattttatgtta includes the following:
- the LOC115984459 gene encoding wall-associated receptor kinase-like 8, with translation MEKAMQVFEAKEEYFIHNVAILLEKQISCNQGRDIETIGVFFAKANNYDPDLILGAEIGTVYKGKLDDWQVAIKVKGLLRLWSFEKTIDFFLNQVAIKQLISNKNVFRIYGCCLETEIPILVFELISNNTLFDNLHGKGKWVPRLISWLDRVRIAMVTSYAICYMHCGRSRPIVHLDKSFTAKLSNFGFAVSIAPGERLFSR